Proteins encoded in a region of the Streptomyces akebiae genome:
- the map gene encoding type I methionyl aminopeptidase, whose protein sequence is MVQIKSPEQIAKMREAGLVVAAIHAATREAAVPGASTKDLDEVARKVLAEHGAKSNFLGYGGFPATICTSVNEVVVHGIPSDEVVLKDGDIISIDCGAIVDGWHGDAAYTAFVGSGHAPELLELSRVTEESMWAGIAAMKLGNRLVDVSRAIETYIRRQPKPGGGKYGIVEDYGGHGIGTEMHMDPHLLNYVERRRGKGPKLVPGFCLAIEPMVSLGTPKTEVLADDWTVVTTDGTWSSHWEHSVALTEQGPLVLTAPDGGKAKLAEFGITAAPDPVG, encoded by the coding sequence ATGGTGCAGATCAAGAGTCCCGAGCAGATCGCCAAGATGCGTGAGGCGGGGCTGGTCGTCGCCGCCATTCACGCGGCCACCCGGGAGGCCGCCGTGCCGGGCGCCTCCACGAAGGACCTCGACGAGGTCGCCCGCAAGGTGCTCGCGGAGCACGGGGCCAAGTCGAACTTCCTCGGATACGGCGGCTTCCCGGCGACGATCTGCACCTCGGTGAACGAGGTCGTGGTCCACGGGATCCCGAGCGACGAGGTCGTCCTGAAGGACGGCGACATCATCTCCATCGACTGCGGTGCGATCGTCGACGGCTGGCACGGTGACGCCGCCTACACCGCGTTCGTGGGGTCCGGTCACGCTCCGGAGCTGCTTGAGCTGTCGCGGGTGACCGAGGAGTCCATGTGGGCCGGGATCGCCGCGATGAAGCTGGGCAACCGGCTCGTGGACGTCTCCCGGGCCATCGAGACGTACATCCGCCGGCAGCCGAAGCCGGGCGGGGGGAAGTACGGGATCGTCGAGGACTACGGCGGCCACGGCATCGGGACCGAGATGCACATGGACCCGCATCTGCTGAACTACGTCGAGCGGCGGCGGGGCAAGGGGCCGAAGCTGGTGCCCGGGTTCTGTCTCGCGATCGAGCCGATGGTGTCGCTGGGTACGCCGAAGACCGAGGTGCTCGCGGACGACTGGACCGTGGTGACGACGGACGGGACGTGGTCGTCGCACTGGGAGCACTCCGTCGCGCTGACCGAGCAGGGTCCCCTTGTGCTGACGGCTCCCGACGGGGGCAAGGCCAAGCTGGCGGAGTTCGGGATCACCGCGGCTCCTGACCCGGTCGGCTGA
- a CDS encoding DNA-directed RNA polymerase subunit alpha, translated as MLIAQRPSLTEEVVDEFRSRFVIEPLEPGFGYTLGNSLRRTLLSSIPGAAVTSIRIDGVLHEFTTVPGVKEDVTDLILNIKQLVVSSEHDEPVVMYLRKQGPGLVTAADIAPPAGVEVHNPDLVLATLNGKGKLEMELTVERGRGYVSAVQNKQVGQEIGRIPVDSIYSPVLKVTYKVEATRVEQRTDFDKLIVDVETKQAMRPRDAMASAGKTLVELFGLARELNIDAEGIDMGPSPTDAALAADLALPIEELELTVRSYNCLKREGIHSVGELVARSEADLLDIRNFGAKSIDEVKAKLAGMGLALKDSPPGFDPTAAADAFGADDDADAGFVETEQY; from the coding sequence ATGCTGATCGCTCAGCGTCCCTCGTTGACCGAAGAGGTCGTCGACGAGTTCCGCTCCCGGTTCGTGATCGAGCCGCTGGAGCCGGGCTTCGGTTACACCCTCGGCAACTCCCTGCGTCGCACGCTCCTGTCGTCGATCCCCGGTGCGGCTGTCACCAGCATCCGGATCGACGGTGTCCTGCACGAGTTCACCACCGTGCCGGGCGTCAAGGAGGACGTCACCGACCTGATCCTCAACATCAAGCAGCTGGTCGTCTCCTCGGAGCACGACGAGCCGGTCGTGATGTACCTGCGCAAGCAGGGCCCGGGTCTGGTCACCGCCGCCGACATCGCGCCCCCGGCCGGTGTCGAGGTGCACAACCCCGACCTCGTCCTCGCCACGCTCAACGGCAAGGGCAAGCTGGAGATGGAGCTGACGGTCGAGCGTGGCCGCGGTTACGTCTCCGCCGTGCAGAACAAGCAGGTGGGCCAGGAGATCGGCCGTATCCCGGTCGACTCCATCTACTCGCCGGTTCTCAAGGTCACGTACAAGGTCGAGGCCACGCGTGTCGAGCAGCGCACCGACTTCGACAAGCTGATCGTCGACGTCGAGACCAAGCAGGCGATGCGTCCGCGTGACGCCATGGCCTCCGCCGGTAAGACGCTGGTCGAGCTGTTCGGTCTCGCCCGCGAGCTGAACATCGACGCCGAGGGCATCGACATGGGTCCGTCCCCGACGGACGCCGCGCTCGCCGCCGATCTGGCGCTGCCGATCGAGGAGCTGGAGCTCACCGTTCGGTCGTACAACTGCCTCAAGCGTGAGGGCATCCACTCCGTGGGTGAGCTCGTCGCTCGTTCCGAGGCGGACCTCCTGGACATCCGCAACTTCGGTGCGAAGTCCATCGACGAGGTCAAGGCGAAGCTGGCCGGCATGGGCCTGGCCCTGAAGGACAGCCCGCCCGGATTCGACCCCACGGCCGCCGCCGACGCCTTCGGCGCCGACGACGACGCGGACGCGGGTTTCGTGGAGACCGAGCAGTACTGA
- the rpsI gene encoding 30S ribosomal protein S9 — protein MAETTAEQPVEETETELVDIDSYTTESEVPVEGDYTSESLAGRFGDPQPAAGLGRRKNAIARVRIVPGSGKWKINGRTLEDYFPNKVHQQEVNEPFKVLELEGRYDVIARIAGGGVSGQAGALRLGVARALNEADVDNNRGALKKAGFLRRDDRAVERKKAGLKKARKAPQYSKR, from the coding sequence GTGGCCGAGACCACCGCTGAGCAGCCGGTCGAAGAGACCGAGACCGAGCTTGTCGACATCGACAGCTACACCACCGAGTCCGAGGTCCCCGTCGAGGGCGACTACACCTCGGAGTCCCTCGCCGGCCGCTTCGGCGACCCGCAGCCGGCCGCCGGCCTGGGCCGTCGCAAGAACGCCATCGCCCGCGTCCGGATCGTCCCGGGCTCCGGCAAGTGGAAGATCAACGGTCGCACCCTTGAGGACTACTTCCCCAACAAGGTGCACCAGCAGGAAGTCAACGAGCCCTTCAAGGTGCTGGAGCTCGAAGGCCGTTACGACGTCATCGCCCGCATCGCCGGTGGCGGTGTCTCCGGTCAGGCCGGTGCGCTCCGTCTCGGTGTCGCCCGCGCGCTGAACGAGGCCGACGTCGACAACAACCGTGGCGCCCTCAAGAAGGCCGGCTTCCTCCGCCGCGACGACCGTGCGGTCGAGCGCAAGAAGGCCGGTCTGAAGAAGGCCCGCAAGGCTCCGCAGTACAGCAAGCGCTAA
- the infA gene encoding translation initiation factor IF-1, whose product MAKKQGAIEIEGTVVESLPNAMFKVELQNGHQVLAHISGKMRMHYIRILPDDRVVVELSPYDLTRGRIVYRYK is encoded by the coding sequence GTGGCCAAGAAGCAAGGTGCCATCGAGATCGAGGGCACTGTCGTCGAGTCTCTGCCGAACGCCATGTTCAAGGTCGAGCTCCAGAACGGCCACCAGGTCCTGGCACACATCAGCGGCAAGATGCGTATGCACTACATCCGTATCCTCCCTGACGACCGGGTCGTGGTGGAGCTGTCTCCGTACGACCTGACGCGTGGCCGGATCGTCTACCGCTACAAGTAG
- the rpsK gene encoding 30S ribosomal protein S11: MPPKGRQGAAKKVRRKEKKNVAHGHAHIKSTFNNTIVSITDPSGNVISWASAGHVGFKGSRKSTPFAAQMAAESAARRAQEHGMRKVDVFVKGPGSGRETAIRSLQATGLEVGSIQDVTPTPHNGCRPPKRRRV, encoded by the coding sequence ATGCCCCCCAAGGGTCGTCAGGGCGCTGCCAAGAAGGTGCGCCGCAAGGAAAAGAAGAACGTCGCTCACGGCCACGCGCACATCAAGAGCACGTTCAACAACACGATCGTCTCCATCACGGACCCCTCGGGCAACGTGATCTCCTGGGCCTCCGCCGGTCACGTCGGCTTCAAGGGCTCCCGGAAGTCCACGCCGTTCGCCGCGCAGATGGCAGCCGAGTCGGCCGCCCGTCGCGCGCAGGAGCACGGCATGCGCAAGGTCGACGTGTTCGTCAAGGGCCCGGGCTCGGGTCGTGAGACGGCCATCCGTTCGCTCCAGGCGACCGGTCTCGAGGTCGGCTCCATCCAGGACGTCACGCCCACCCCGCACAACGGCTGCCGTCCCCCCAAGCGCCGCCGCGTCTGA
- the rpsM gene encoding 30S ribosomal protein S13, with product MARVSGVDIPRDKRVEVALTYVFGIGRTLSQETLAATGVNPDTRVRDLSEEQLVAIREYVDNNIKTEGDLRREVQADIRRKVEIGCYQGLRHRRGLPVRGQRTSTNARTRKGPRRAIAGKKKPGKK from the coding sequence ATGGCACGCGTTTCCGGTGTTGACATCCCGCGCGACAAGCGCGTGGAGGTCGCCCTCACCTATGTGTTCGGCATCGGCCGGACCCTCTCCCAGGAGACGCTGGCAGCGACCGGCGTCAACCCCGACACCCGCGTCCGCGACCTCTCCGAGGAGCAGCTCGTCGCGATCCGCGAGTACGTGGACAACAACATCAAGACCGAGGGTGACCTCCGTCGCGAGGTCCAGGCCGACATCCGCCGCAAGGTGGAGATCGGCTGCTACCAGGGCCTCCGTCACCGTCGTGGTCTGCCCGTCCGCGGTCAGCGCACCAGCACCAACGCCCGCACCCGCAAGGGCCCGCGTCGCGCCATCGCCGGCAAGAAGAAGCCGGGCAAGAAGTAG
- the coaA gene encoding type I pantothenate kinase yields MISPVSSLPRSAHRPRPEATPYVDLTRAEWSALREKTPLPLNAEEVEQLRGLGDVIDLDEVRDIYLPLSRLLNLYVGATNGLRGALNTFLGEQGSQSGTPFVIGVAGSVAVGKSTVARLLQALLARWPEHPRVELVTTDGFLLPMKDLQERGLVSRKGFPESYDRRALTRFVADIKAGKDEVTAPVYSHLIYDIVPDQRLTVRRPDILIVEGLNVLQPALPGQDGRTRVGLADYFDFSVYVDAGADDIERWYLNRFKKLRQTAFQNPDSYFRKYTQVSEDEALDYARTLWRTINKPNLVENIAPTRGRATLIIRKGPDHKVRRLSLRKL; encoded by the coding sequence GTGATCTCACCGGTCTCCTCGTTGCCGCGGAGCGCCCACCGGCCCAGGCCGGAGGCGACTCCCTACGTCGACCTCACCCGTGCCGAATGGAGTGCGCTGCGCGAAAAGACGCCGCTCCCCCTGAATGCCGAGGAGGTCGAACAGCTGCGCGGTCTGGGCGATGTCATCGACCTCGACGAGGTACGGGACATCTATCTGCCGCTGTCCCGGCTCCTCAACCTCTACGTGGGCGCCACCAACGGCCTGCGCGGCGCCCTGAACACCTTCCTGGGCGAGCAGGGCTCCCAGTCCGGCACCCCGTTCGTCATAGGCGTCGCCGGCTCCGTGGCCGTCGGCAAGTCCACCGTCGCCCGCCTCCTCCAGGCCCTCCTGGCCCGCTGGCCCGAACACCCGCGCGTGGAACTGGTCACCACCGACGGCTTCCTGCTCCCCATGAAGGACCTCCAGGAACGTGGCCTGGTCTCCCGCAAGGGCTTCCCCGAGTCGTACGACCGCCGGGCCCTGACCCGTTTCGTCGCCGACATCAAGGCCGGCAAGGACGAGGTGACGGCCCCCGTCTACTCCCACCTCATCTACGACATCGTCCCCGACCAGCGGCTCACGGTCCGCCGCCCCGACATCCTCATCGTCGAGGGCCTGAACGTCCTCCAGCCCGCCCTCCCCGGCCAGGACGGCCGCACCCGCGTCGGTCTCGCCGACTACTTCGACTTCAGCGTGTACGTCGACGCCGGCGCCGACGACATCGAGCGCTGGTACCTCAACCGCTTCAAGAAGCTCCGCCAGACCGCGTTCCAGAACCCCGACTCGTACTTCCGCAAGTACACCCAGGTCTCCGAGGACGAAGCCCTCGACTACGCCCGCACCCTCTGGCGCACCATCAACAAGCCCAACCTGGTCGAGAACATCGCCCCCACCCGCGGCCGCGCCACCCTCATCATCCGCAAGGGCCCCGACCACAAGGTCCGCCGCCTCAGCCTGCGCAAGCTGTAG
- the rplQ gene encoding 50S ribosomal protein L17 has protein sequence MPKPTKGARLGGSAAHEKLLLANLAKSLFEHGRITTTEAKARRLRPYAERLVTKAKKGDLHNRRQVLQVITDKSVVHTLFTEIGPRYENRPGGYTRITKIGNRRGDNAPMAVIELVEALTVAQQATGEAEAATKRAVKESEEAKVEETKADEATEAPAEESKDA, from the coding sequence ATGCCGAAGCCCACCAAGGGTGCCCGTCTGGGCGGCAGTGCCGCGCACGAGAAGCTGCTGCTCGCGAACCTCGCGAAGTCGCTCTTCGAGCACGGTCGGATCACCACCACCGAGGCGAAGGCCCGCCGTCTGCGGCCCTACGCCGAGCGTCTGGTCACCAAGGCGAAGAAGGGCGACCTTCACAACCGCCGCCAGGTGCTCCAGGTCATCACGGACAAGAGCGTCGTGCACACGCTCTTCACCGAGATCGGCCCGCGGTACGAGAACCGTCCGGGTGGCTACACCCGGATCACCAAGATCGGTAACCGTCGTGGCGACAACGCGCCCATGGCTGTCATCGAGCTGGTCGAGGCGCTGACGGTCGCGCAGCAGGCGACGGGTGAGGCCGAGGCCGCCACCAAGCGTGCGGTCAAGGAGTCCGAGGAGGCCAAGGTCGAGGAGACCAAGGCCGACGAGGCGACCGAGGCTCCGGCCGAGGAGTCGAAGGACGCGTAG
- a CDS encoding DUF389 domain-containing protein → MLHLRLITPADRTDEVVRLIEGTVGCAHLVVLPGAARNPAGDVVMCDVAREAGDELIGALRALDLDRTGSIAVENIDLSLSERADKAEKDAPGEAADAVLWEHLTDATHEESTLSVTYVAFITLATMIAACGVVLDNAVLIVGAMAVGPEFGPLAGISTSIVQRHPRLALRSLIALLVGFAAAMAATVAFSLFMDALGYFTEAKLEADRPNTAFVYAPDAFSFIVAVLAGIAGTLSLTSAKSGALVGVAISVTTVPAAANAAVALAYGDTKQTVGSTEQLLLNLLGIILAGTLTLLLQKWLWSRQRSAS, encoded by the coding sequence ATGCTGCATCTGCGTCTGATCACCCCGGCCGACCGGACCGACGAAGTGGTGCGCCTGATCGAGGGCACGGTCGGGTGCGCCCACCTCGTCGTCCTGCCGGGTGCCGCCCGCAACCCCGCCGGAGACGTCGTCATGTGCGACGTGGCACGCGAGGCGGGCGACGAACTGATCGGCGCGCTCCGGGCGTTGGACCTCGACCGAACCGGCTCCATCGCCGTCGAGAACATCGACCTGTCGCTCTCCGAACGCGCCGACAAGGCCGAGAAGGACGCGCCGGGCGAGGCCGCGGACGCGGTCCTCTGGGAGCATCTGACGGACGCGACCCACGAGGAGTCGACGCTCTCCGTCACCTACGTCGCCTTCATCACCCTCGCCACGATGATCGCGGCCTGCGGCGTGGTCCTCGACAACGCGGTCCTGATCGTCGGCGCGATGGCCGTCGGCCCCGAGTTCGGCCCCCTGGCCGGCATCAGCACGTCCATCGTCCAACGCCACCCACGCCTCGCCCTGCGCTCCCTGATCGCCCTCCTCGTGGGCTTCGCGGCGGCCATGGCGGCGACGGTCGCCTTCAGCCTCTTCATGGACGCGCTCGGCTACTTCACCGAGGCCAAGCTGGAGGCCGACCGCCCCAACACCGCCTTCGTCTACGCCCCCGACGCCTTCTCCTTCATCGTGGCGGTCCTGGCGGGCATCGCGGGCACCCTTTCCCTGACCTCGGCCAAGTCCGGAGCCCTGGTGGGCGTGGCCATCTCGGTCACCACGGTCCCGGCCGCCGCGAACGCGGCGGTGGCCCTGGCCTACGGCGACACGAAACAGACGGTGGGCTCCACAGAGCAACTGCTCCTGAACCTCCTGGGCATCATCCTGGCGGGCACCCTCACCCTGCTCCTCCAGAAGTGGCTGTGGTCAAGGCAACGCAGCGCTTCATAG
- the truA gene encoding tRNA pseudouridine(38-40) synthase TruA — MSDEVQPGHVRVRLDLSYDGAEFSGWAKQAAGRRTVQGEIEDALRTVTRSRETYELTVAGRTDAGVHARGQVAHVDLPEAVWREHHEKLLKRLAGRLSRDVRVWALREAPSGFNARFSAIWRRYAYRVTDNPGGVDPLLRGHVLWHDWPLDVDAMNEAARRLLGEHDFAAYCKRREGATTIRTLQELSLVRGDDGIITATVRADAFCHNMVRSLIGALLFVGDGHRGPEWPGKVLAAGVRDSAVHVVRPHGLTLEEVGYPADELLAARSREARNRRSLPGVPGGGCC, encoded by the coding sequence GTGAGTGACGAAGTACAGCCCGGGCATGTCCGGGTGCGCCTCGACCTGTCGTACGACGGTGCCGAGTTCTCCGGGTGGGCCAAGCAGGCCGCAGGGCGGCGGACCGTGCAGGGGGAGATCGAGGACGCCCTGCGGACGGTCACCCGGTCCCGGGAGACCTATGAGCTGACCGTGGCCGGGCGGACCGACGCCGGGGTGCACGCGCGGGGCCAGGTGGCGCACGTGGATCTGCCGGAGGCCGTGTGGCGTGAGCACCACGAGAAGCTGCTGAAGCGGCTCGCGGGGCGGCTGTCGAGGGATGTGCGGGTGTGGGCGCTCAGGGAGGCGCCCAGCGGCTTCAACGCGCGGTTCTCGGCGATCTGGCGGCGGTACGCCTATCGGGTCACCGACAATCCCGGCGGTGTCGATCCGTTGCTGCGCGGTCACGTCCTGTGGCACGACTGGCCGCTGGACGTGGACGCCATGAACGAGGCGGCGCGGCGGCTGCTGGGGGAGCACGACTTCGCCGCGTACTGCAAGCGGCGGGAGGGGGCGACCACCATCCGTACGCTGCAGGAGCTGAGCCTGGTGCGGGGCGACGACGGGATCATCACCGCCACCGTCCGGGCCGACGCCTTCTGCCACAACATGGTGCGCTCGCTGATCGGGGCCCTGCTGTTCGTGGGGGACGGTCACCGGGGGCCCGAGTGGCCCGGGAAGGTGCTGGCCGCCGGGGTGCGGGACTCCGCCGTGCATGTCGTACGGCCGCACGGGCTGACCCTGGAGGAGGTCGGCTACCCGGCGGACGAGCTGCTGGCCGCGCGGAGCAGGGAGGCGCGGAACCGGCGGAGTCTGCCGGGGGTGCCCGGGGGCGGCTGCTGCTGA
- the rpmJ gene encoding 50S ribosomal protein L36, whose amino-acid sequence MKVKPSVKKICDKCRVIRRHGRVMVICENPRHKQRQG is encoded by the coding sequence ATGAAGGTCAAGCCGAGCGTCAAGAAGATCTGCGACAAGTGCAGGGTGATCCGCCGTCACGGTCGGGTCATGGTCATCTGCGAGAACCCGCGCCACAAGCAGCGCCAGGGCTGA
- the glmM gene encoding phosphoglucosamine mutase, whose translation MGRLFGTDGVRGVANADLTAELALGLSVAAAHVLAEAGTFEGHKPVAVVGRDPRASGEFLEAAVVAGLASAGVDVLRVGVLPTPAVAFLTGELGADLGVMLSASHNAMPDNGIKFFARGGHKLADELEDRIEGVYEEHRTGAPWERPTGAGVGRVRSYDDGFGRYVEHLLSVLPNRLDGIKVVLDEAHGAAAGVSPEAFTRAGAEIVTIGAEPDGLNINDGCGSTHLGPLKAAVLEHGAHLGIAHDGDADRCLAVDHEGNEVDGDQILAVLALAMRERSELRADTVVATVMSNLGFKLALEREGLRLVQTAVGDRYVLEEMKEHGYALGGEQSGHVIISDHATTGDGTLTGLLLAARVAQTGRTLQELAGVMERLPQVLINVPDVDRSRVSTSAELAAAVAEAEGELGSTGRVLLRPSGTEPLVRVMVEAADIEQARAVAGRLADAVKSALG comes from the coding sequence GTGGGACGACTCTTCGGCACGGACGGCGTGCGCGGTGTCGCCAACGCGGATCTGACGGCCGAGCTCGCGCTCGGACTCTCCGTCGCGGCGGCACACGTACTCGCCGAGGCGGGAACGTTCGAGGGCCACAAGCCGGTGGCGGTGGTCGGGCGGGATCCGCGAGCGTCCGGGGAGTTCCTGGAGGCGGCCGTGGTGGCCGGCCTCGCCAGCGCGGGTGTCGACGTGCTGCGCGTCGGTGTGCTGCCCACCCCCGCGGTGGCGTTCCTCACCGGTGAGCTGGGCGCCGACCTCGGTGTGATGCTCTCCGCCAGCCACAACGCCATGCCGGACAACGGGATCAAGTTCTTCGCCCGCGGCGGCCACAAGCTCGCCGACGAGCTGGAGGACAGGATCGAGGGCGTCTACGAGGAGCACCGCACCGGGGCTCCCTGGGAGCGGCCCACGGGCGCGGGCGTCGGGCGCGTCCGGTCCTACGACGACGGCTTCGGGCGGTACGTCGAGCACCTGCTCTCCGTCCTCCCCAACCGGCTCGACGGAATCAAGGTCGTCCTCGACGAGGCGCACGGTGCCGCAGCCGGGGTCTCGCCGGAGGCGTTCACCCGCGCCGGCGCCGAGATCGTCACGATCGGGGCCGAGCCGGACGGGCTCAACATCAACGACGGGTGCGGGTCGACGCACCTCGGGCCACTGAAGGCCGCCGTCCTGGAGCACGGGGCGCACCTCGGCATCGCGCACGACGGCGACGCGGACCGGTGCCTCGCGGTGGACCACGAGGGCAACGAGGTCGACGGGGACCAGATTCTCGCGGTGCTCGCGCTGGCGATGCGGGAGCGCTCCGAGCTGCGGGCCGACACGGTCGTGGCGACGGTGATGTCCAACCTCGGCTTCAAGCTGGCGCTGGAGCGGGAGGGGCTGCGGCTGGTGCAGACCGCGGTCGGGGACCGGTACGTGCTGGAGGAGATGAAGGAGCACGGGTACGCGCTCGGGGGCGAGCAGTCCGGGCACGTGATCATCTCCGACCACGCGACGACGGGTGACGGCACGCTGACGGGGCTGCTGCTGGCGGCTCGGGTCGCGCAGACCGGCCGTACGCTGCAGGAGTTGGCCGGGGTCATGGAGCGGTTGCCGCAGGTGCTCATCAACGTGCCGGACGTGGATCGGTCGCGGGTGTCCACGTCCGCGGAGCTGGCGGCTGCGGTCGCCGAGGCCGAGGGTGAACTCGGCTCCACGGGGCGGGTGTTGTTGCGGCCGTCCGGGACCGAGCCGTTGGTGCGGGTGATGGTGGAGGCCGCCGACATCGAGCAGGCCCGGGCGGTTGCCGGGCGGCTGGCTGACGCGGTGAAGTCCGCGCTCGGCTGA
- the rplM gene encoding 50S ribosomal protein L13 has product MRTYSPKPGDVTRQWHVIDAQDIVLGRLATTAANLLRGKHKPTYAPHMDMGDFVIIINADKVHLSGNKKTQKLAYRHSGYPGGLRSVRYDELLAKNPEKAVEKAIKGMIPKNSLGRQMLSKLKVYSGDQHPHAAQQPVPFEITQVAQ; this is encoded by the coding sequence GTGCGTACGTACAGCCCCAAGCCCGGCGATGTGACTCGCCAGTGGCACGTCATTGACGCACAGGACATCGTCCTGGGCCGTCTGGCTACCACTGCTGCGAACCTCCTCCGCGGCAAGCACAAGCCGACCTATGCCCCTCACATGGACATGGGCGACTTCGTCATCATCATCAACGCCGACAAGGTTCACCTGTCCGGCAACAAGAAGACCCAGAAGCTGGCGTACCGCCACTCCGGCTACCCGGGTGGTCTGCGCTCCGTCCGTTACGACGAGCTGCTGGCGAAGAACCCCGAGAAGGCCGTCGAGAAGGCCATCAAGGGCATGATCCCCAAGAACTCCCTGGGCCGTCAGATGCTCTCGAAGCTGAAGGTCTACTCGGGCGACCAGCACCCCCACGCTGCGCAGCAGCCGGTGCCGTTCGAGATCACCCAGGTCGCGCAGTAG